A section of the Salvelinus fontinalis isolate EN_2023a chromosome 33, ASM2944872v1, whole genome shotgun sequence genome encodes:
- the LOC129831871 gene encoding protein Aster-B-like isoform X11 translates to MAFGHLIPQMRLEESAEDGLFKSISFPLFQQGQNQRGKTTSPSSDRKQHSSQQSSHDDDSSRFLTPFIREERSDSAADKISTASNSNRSTPACSPVLRPKRSRSPTPQSLEPSENMVEKGHSDHSSDKSPSTPEQVVQRTYSLQSARSGGKNSKSHKRLSKKSQSWYNHERQHILRVLSPTYKQRNEDFRKLFKQLPDTERLIVDYSCALQRDILLQGRLYLSENWICFYSNIFRWETLLTVRLKDICTMTKEKTARLIPNAIQVSTDGEKHFFTSFGARDRTYMMMFRLWQNALLDKPLCPKELWHFVHQCYGNELGLTSDDEDYVPPDDDFNTMGFCEEIPNEENEISNDNSSKSSAEAKHEGSPPSTHKKCIITNSTISSSISSEPLSVSLCDIIEFDLPPEEYIDCLPDGELLALPLVLEQSLLEASGLVPSTSLDFNDNEDIPTELSDSSETHDEAGEVQAFHDDLKGRQYIDEVYKFSVDKMYDILFTESQFMTVFMEQRRFSDIVFHPWKKDDAAGNQTREIMYTISLSNPLAPKTATVTETQTLYKASHESECYIIDAEVTTHDVPYHDYFYTLNRYMLTRVAKNKCRLRVSTELRYRKQPWGLVKGFIEKNFWSGLDENFRHLELELSKVEDVVLGSTRPSPKVKGVKTSVRRRKRPLVHLRSQHLDDALLSPVTTPTDDEVIHRIKHAGVTDSTQTRHMPEHLPGGFSLYSVPKLLLIISFVLVLLVFLNMMLFYKLSMLEYSAQHFTTRQGLRIHESKLPQTQMEWAQLLESQQLYHDAELQKWREIIKSSVVLLDQMKDSLLNLQRGIGLRDYSSEAEEKRSRYH, encoded by the exons CACTGCCAGTAACTCGAACAGGAGCACGCCTGCTTGCTCGCCCGTCCTGCGTCCTAAACGCTCGCGCTCGCCCACGCCCCAGAGCCTGGAGCCTAGTGAGAATATGGTGGAGAAGGGCCACTCGGACCACTCCTCTGATAAGTCCCCCTCCACCCCCGAGCAAGTGGTCCAGCGAACCTACTCTCTGCAGTCCGCCCGCAGCGGAGGCAAGAACTCCAAG TCTCACAAGCGACTTTCCAAA AAGAGCCAGAGCTGGTACAAT CATGAAAGACAACACATCCTGAGA GTGTTGAGCCCCACATACAAACAGCGTAATGAGGACTTCAGGAAGCTCTTCAAGCAGCTACCGGACACAGAGCGGCTCATCGTGG ATTACTCCTGCGCCCTACAACGAGACATTCTCCTGCAGGGCCGACTCTACCTCTCAGAAAACTGGATCTGTTTTTATAGCAACATCTTCCGCTGGGAAACGCTG CTGACAGTGAGGCTGAAGGACATCTGCACCATGACGAAGGAGAAGACAGCCCGCCTCATCCCCAATGCCATCCAGGTGTCCACAGATGGTGAGAAG CACTTTTTCACCTCATTTGGAGCGCGGGACAGGACCTACATGATGATGTTCAGGTTGTGGCAGAATGCACTGCTGGACAAA CCCTTGTGCCCCAAAGAGCTATGGCACTTTGTCCATCAGTGCTATGGCAACGAACTAGGCCTGACCAGTGACGACGAGGACTACGTTCCCCCTGACGACGACTTCAACACCATGGG GTTCTGTGAGGAGATCCCTAACGAGGAGAATGAGATCAGTAATGACAACTCGTCTAAGAGCAGCGCGGAGGCCAAACACGAGGGCAGCCCACCATCCACACACAAGAAATGCATCATCACCAACAGCACCATCAGCTCGTCCATCAGCAGCGAGCCCCTCTCTGTGAGTCTCTGCGACAtaatagag TTTGACCTCCCTCCAGAGGAGTACATCGACTGCCTCCCTGACGGGGAGCTGCTGGCCTTGCCCCTGGTGCTGGAGCAGAGCCTATTGGAGGCCAGCGGCCTGGTGCCCTCGACCTCCCTGGACTTCAACGACAATGAAGACATCCCCACCGAACTTAGCGACTCCTCAGAAACCCACGATGAGG CAGGGGAGGTGCAGGCCTTCCACGATGACCTTAAAGGGAGACAGTACATCGATGAGGTTTACAAGTTCAGTGTGGACAAGATGTACGACATCCTCTTCACAGAATCCCAGTTTATGACCGTCTTCATGGAGCAGCGCAGGTTTTCAG ATATAGTGTTTCACCCCTGGAAGAAGGACGACGCAGCGGGGAACCAGACGAGAGAGATCATGTACACCATCTCCCTGTCCAACCCGCTGGCCCCCAAGACAGCCACGGTCACAGAGACGCAGACACTGTACAAGGCCAGCCATGAGAGTGAGTGCTACATCATCGATGCTGAAGTCACCACACACGACGTTCCTTACCACGACTACTTCTACACGCTCAACCGTTACATGCTGACACGGGTGGCCAAGAACAAGTGCCGGTTAAG GGTGTCCACTGAGCTGCGTTACAGAAAACAGCCATGGGGATTAGTGAAGGGCTTCATCGAGAAGAACTTCTGGAGCGGGCTGGACGAGAACTTCCGCCATCTTG AGTTGGAGCTGTCGAAGGTGGAGGATGTGGTTTTGGGATCGACCCGGCCTTCTCCCAAGGTCAAGGGGGTGAAGACGTCTGTGAGGCGGAGGAAGAGACCCCTGGTCCACCTACGGAGCCAGCACCTGGACGACGCCCTCCTCAGCCCCGTCACCACGCCAACCGATGATGAGGTCATCCACCGCATCAAACATGCGGGCGTGACAG ATTCCACTCAGACCAGGCACATGCCTGAGCACCTTCCTGGAGGCTTCTCCCTCTACAGCGTGCCCAAACTGCTGCTCATCATCAGCTTTGT ccTGGTTTTGCTGGTGTTCCTCAACATGATGCTGTTCTATAAGCTGTCGATGCTGGAGTATTCTGCACAGCATTTTACCACCCGGCAAGGGCTGCGGATACATGAAAG TAAACTGCCCCAGACGCAGATGGAGTGGGCCCAGCTCCTGGAGTCCCAACAGCTTTACCATGACGCTGAGCTGCAGAAGTGGAGAGAGATCATCAAATCCTCAGTGGTACTATTAGACCAG ATGAAAGACTCTCTACTGAACCTTCAAAGGGGCATTGGCTTAAGGGACTACAGCTCAGAAGCTGAGGAGAAAAGAAGCCGTTACCACTGA
- the LOC129831871 gene encoding protein Aster-B-like isoform X17, whose translation MVEKGHSDHSSDKSPSTPEQVVQRTYSLQSARSGGKNSKSHKRLSKKSQSWYNHERQHILRVLSPTYKQRNEDFRKLFKQLPDTERLIVDYSCALQRDILLQGRLYLSENWICFYSNIFRWETLLTVRLKDICTMTKEKTARLIPNAIQVSTDGEKHFFTSFGARDRTYMMMFRLWQNALLDKPLCPKELWHFVHQCYGNELGLTSDDEDYVPPDDDFNTMGFCEEIPNEENEISNDNSSKSSAEAKHEGSPPSTHKKCIITNSTISSSISSEPLSVSLCDIIEFDLPPEEYIDCLPDGELLALPLVLEQSLLEASGLVPSTSLDFNDNEDIPTELSDSSETHDEAGEVQAFHDDLKGRQYIDEVYKFSVDKMYDILFTESQFMTVFMEQRRFSDIVFHPWKKDDAAGNQTREIMYTISLSNPLAPKTATVTETQTLYKASHESECYIIDAEVTTHDVPYHDYFYTLNRYMLTRVAKNKCRLRVSTELRYRKQPWGLVKGFIEKNFWSGLDENFRHLELELSKVEDVVLGSTRPSPKVKGVKTSVRRRKRPLVHLRSQHLDDALLSPVTTPTDDEVIHRIKHAGVTDSTQTRHMPEHLPGGFSLYSVPKLLLIISFVLVLLVFLNMMLFYKLSMLEYSAQHFTTRQGLRIHESKLPQTQMEWAQLLESQQLYHDAELQKWREIIKSSVVLLDQMKDSLLNLQRGIGLRDYSSEAEEKRSRYH comes from the exons ATGGTGGAGAAGGGCCACTCGGACCACTCCTCTGATAAGTCCCCCTCCACCCCCGAGCAAGTGGTCCAGCGAACCTACTCTCTGCAGTCCGCCCGCAGCGGAGGCAAGAACTCCAAG TCTCACAAGCGACTTTCCAAA AAGAGCCAGAGCTGGTACAAT CATGAAAGACAACACATCCTGAGA GTGTTGAGCCCCACATACAAACAGCGTAATGAGGACTTCAGGAAGCTCTTCAAGCAGCTACCGGACACAGAGCGGCTCATCGTGG ATTACTCCTGCGCCCTACAACGAGACATTCTCCTGCAGGGCCGACTCTACCTCTCAGAAAACTGGATCTGTTTTTATAGCAACATCTTCCGCTGGGAAACGCTG CTGACAGTGAGGCTGAAGGACATCTGCACCATGACGAAGGAGAAGACAGCCCGCCTCATCCCCAATGCCATCCAGGTGTCCACAGATGGTGAGAAG CACTTTTTCACCTCATTTGGAGCGCGGGACAGGACCTACATGATGATGTTCAGGTTGTGGCAGAATGCACTGCTGGACAAA CCCTTGTGCCCCAAAGAGCTATGGCACTTTGTCCATCAGTGCTATGGCAACGAACTAGGCCTGACCAGTGACGACGAGGACTACGTTCCCCCTGACGACGACTTCAACACCATGGG GTTCTGTGAGGAGATCCCTAACGAGGAGAATGAGATCAGTAATGACAACTCGTCTAAGAGCAGCGCGGAGGCCAAACACGAGGGCAGCCCACCATCCACACACAAGAAATGCATCATCACCAACAGCACCATCAGCTCGTCCATCAGCAGCGAGCCCCTCTCTGTGAGTCTCTGCGACAtaatagag TTTGACCTCCCTCCAGAGGAGTACATCGACTGCCTCCCTGACGGGGAGCTGCTGGCCTTGCCCCTGGTGCTGGAGCAGAGCCTATTGGAGGCCAGCGGCCTGGTGCCCTCGACCTCCCTGGACTTCAACGACAATGAAGACATCCCCACCGAACTTAGCGACTCCTCAGAAACCCACGATGAGG CAGGGGAGGTGCAGGCCTTCCACGATGACCTTAAAGGGAGACAGTACATCGATGAGGTTTACAAGTTCAGTGTGGACAAGATGTACGACATCCTCTTCACAGAATCCCAGTTTATGACCGTCTTCATGGAGCAGCGCAGGTTTTCAG ATATAGTGTTTCACCCCTGGAAGAAGGACGACGCAGCGGGGAACCAGACGAGAGAGATCATGTACACCATCTCCCTGTCCAACCCGCTGGCCCCCAAGACAGCCACGGTCACAGAGACGCAGACACTGTACAAGGCCAGCCATGAGAGTGAGTGCTACATCATCGATGCTGAAGTCACCACACACGACGTTCCTTACCACGACTACTTCTACACGCTCAACCGTTACATGCTGACACGGGTGGCCAAGAACAAGTGCCGGTTAAG GGTGTCCACTGAGCTGCGTTACAGAAAACAGCCATGGGGATTAGTGAAGGGCTTCATCGAGAAGAACTTCTGGAGCGGGCTGGACGAGAACTTCCGCCATCTTG AGTTGGAGCTGTCGAAGGTGGAGGATGTGGTTTTGGGATCGACCCGGCCTTCTCCCAAGGTCAAGGGGGTGAAGACGTCTGTGAGGCGGAGGAAGAGACCCCTGGTCCACCTACGGAGCCAGCACCTGGACGACGCCCTCCTCAGCCCCGTCACCACGCCAACCGATGATGAGGTCATCCACCGCATCAAACATGCGGGCGTGACAG ATTCCACTCAGACCAGGCACATGCCTGAGCACCTTCCTGGAGGCTTCTCCCTCTACAGCGTGCCCAAACTGCTGCTCATCATCAGCTTTGT ccTGGTTTTGCTGGTGTTCCTCAACATGATGCTGTTCTATAAGCTGTCGATGCTGGAGTATTCTGCACAGCATTTTACCACCCGGCAAGGGCTGCGGATACATGAAAG TAAACTGCCCCAGACGCAGATGGAGTGGGCCCAGCTCCTGGAGTCCCAACAGCTTTACCATGACGCTGAGCTGCAGAAGTGGAGAGAGATCATCAAATCCTCAGTGGTACTATTAGACCAG ATGAAAGACTCTCTACTGAACCTTCAAAGGGGCATTGGCTTAAGGGACTACAGCTCAGAAGCTGAGGAGAAAAGAAGCCGTTACCACTGA
- the LOC129831871 gene encoding protein Aster-B-like isoform X15, with protein MKGFKLACTASNSNRSTPACSPVLRPKRSRSPTPQSLEPSENMVEKGHSDHSSDKSPSTPEQVVQRTYSLQSARSGGKNSKSHKRLSKKSQSWYNHERQHILRVLSPTYKQRNEDFRKLFKQLPDTERLIVDYSCALQRDILLQGRLYLSENWICFYSNIFRWETLLTVRLKDICTMTKEKTARLIPNAIQVSTDGEKHFFTSFGARDRTYMMMFRLWQNALLDKPLCPKELWHFVHQCYGNELGLTSDDEDYVPPDDDFNTMGFCEEIPNEENEISNDNSSKSSAEAKHEGSPPSTHKKCIITNSTISSSISSEPLSVSLCDIIEFDLPPEEYIDCLPDGELLALPLVLEQSLLEASGLVPSTSLDFNDNEDIPTELSDSSETHDEAGEVQAFHDDLKGRQYIDEVYKFSVDKMYDILFTESQFMTVFMEQRRFSDIVFHPWKKDDAAGNQTREIMYTISLSNPLAPKTATVTETQTLYKASHESECYIIDAEVTTHDVPYHDYFYTLNRYMLTRVAKNKCRLRVSTELRYRKQPWGLVKGFIEKNFWSGLDENFRHLELELSKVEDVVLGSTRPSPKVKGVKTSVRRRKRPLVHLRSQHLDDALLSPVTTPTDDEVIHRIKHAGVTDSTQTRHMPEHLPGGFSLYSVPKLLLIISFVLVLLVFLNMMLFYKLSMLEYSAQHFTTRQGLRIHESKLPQTQMEWAQLLESQQLYHDAELQKWREIIKSSVVLLDQMKDSLLNLQRGIGLRDYSSEAEEKRSRYH; from the exons CACTGCCAGTAACTCGAACAGGAGCACGCCTGCTTGCTCGCCCGTCCTGCGTCCTAAACGCTCGCGCTCGCCCACGCCCCAGAGCCTGGAGCCTAGTGAGAATATGGTGGAGAAGGGCCACTCGGACCACTCCTCTGATAAGTCCCCCTCCACCCCCGAGCAAGTGGTCCAGCGAACCTACTCTCTGCAGTCCGCCCGCAGCGGAGGCAAGAACTCCAAG TCTCACAAGCGACTTTCCAAA AAGAGCCAGAGCTGGTACAAT CATGAAAGACAACACATCCTGAGA GTGTTGAGCCCCACATACAAACAGCGTAATGAGGACTTCAGGAAGCTCTTCAAGCAGCTACCGGACACAGAGCGGCTCATCGTGG ATTACTCCTGCGCCCTACAACGAGACATTCTCCTGCAGGGCCGACTCTACCTCTCAGAAAACTGGATCTGTTTTTATAGCAACATCTTCCGCTGGGAAACGCTG CTGACAGTGAGGCTGAAGGACATCTGCACCATGACGAAGGAGAAGACAGCCCGCCTCATCCCCAATGCCATCCAGGTGTCCACAGATGGTGAGAAG CACTTTTTCACCTCATTTGGAGCGCGGGACAGGACCTACATGATGATGTTCAGGTTGTGGCAGAATGCACTGCTGGACAAA CCCTTGTGCCCCAAAGAGCTATGGCACTTTGTCCATCAGTGCTATGGCAACGAACTAGGCCTGACCAGTGACGACGAGGACTACGTTCCCCCTGACGACGACTTCAACACCATGGG GTTCTGTGAGGAGATCCCTAACGAGGAGAATGAGATCAGTAATGACAACTCGTCTAAGAGCAGCGCGGAGGCCAAACACGAGGGCAGCCCACCATCCACACACAAGAAATGCATCATCACCAACAGCACCATCAGCTCGTCCATCAGCAGCGAGCCCCTCTCTGTGAGTCTCTGCGACAtaatagag TTTGACCTCCCTCCAGAGGAGTACATCGACTGCCTCCCTGACGGGGAGCTGCTGGCCTTGCCCCTGGTGCTGGAGCAGAGCCTATTGGAGGCCAGCGGCCTGGTGCCCTCGACCTCCCTGGACTTCAACGACAATGAAGACATCCCCACCGAACTTAGCGACTCCTCAGAAACCCACGATGAGG CAGGGGAGGTGCAGGCCTTCCACGATGACCTTAAAGGGAGACAGTACATCGATGAGGTTTACAAGTTCAGTGTGGACAAGATGTACGACATCCTCTTCACAGAATCCCAGTTTATGACCGTCTTCATGGAGCAGCGCAGGTTTTCAG ATATAGTGTTTCACCCCTGGAAGAAGGACGACGCAGCGGGGAACCAGACGAGAGAGATCATGTACACCATCTCCCTGTCCAACCCGCTGGCCCCCAAGACAGCCACGGTCACAGAGACGCAGACACTGTACAAGGCCAGCCATGAGAGTGAGTGCTACATCATCGATGCTGAAGTCACCACACACGACGTTCCTTACCACGACTACTTCTACACGCTCAACCGTTACATGCTGACACGGGTGGCCAAGAACAAGTGCCGGTTAAG GGTGTCCACTGAGCTGCGTTACAGAAAACAGCCATGGGGATTAGTGAAGGGCTTCATCGAGAAGAACTTCTGGAGCGGGCTGGACGAGAACTTCCGCCATCTTG AGTTGGAGCTGTCGAAGGTGGAGGATGTGGTTTTGGGATCGACCCGGCCTTCTCCCAAGGTCAAGGGGGTGAAGACGTCTGTGAGGCGGAGGAAGAGACCCCTGGTCCACCTACGGAGCCAGCACCTGGACGACGCCCTCCTCAGCCCCGTCACCACGCCAACCGATGATGAGGTCATCCACCGCATCAAACATGCGGGCGTGACAG ATTCCACTCAGACCAGGCACATGCCTGAGCACCTTCCTGGAGGCTTCTCCCTCTACAGCGTGCCCAAACTGCTGCTCATCATCAGCTTTGT ccTGGTTTTGCTGGTGTTCCTCAACATGATGCTGTTCTATAAGCTGTCGATGCTGGAGTATTCTGCACAGCATTTTACCACCCGGCAAGGGCTGCGGATACATGAAAG TAAACTGCCCCAGACGCAGATGGAGTGGGCCCAGCTCCTGGAGTCCCAACAGCTTTACCATGACGCTGAGCTGCAGAAGTGGAGAGAGATCATCAAATCCTCAGTGGTACTATTAGACCAG ATGAAAGACTCTCTACTGAACCTTCAAAGGGGCATTGGCTTAAGGGACTACAGCTCAGAAGCTGAGGAGAAAAGAAGCCGTTACCACTGA
- the LOC129831871 gene encoding protein Aster-B-like isoform X16: protein MATSTASNSNRSTPACSPVLRPKRSRSPTPQSLEPSENMVEKGHSDHSSDKSPSTPEQVVQRTYSLQSARSGGKNSKSHKRLSKKSQSWYNHERQHILRVLSPTYKQRNEDFRKLFKQLPDTERLIVDYSCALQRDILLQGRLYLSENWICFYSNIFRWETLLTVRLKDICTMTKEKTARLIPNAIQVSTDGEKHFFTSFGARDRTYMMMFRLWQNALLDKPLCPKELWHFVHQCYGNELGLTSDDEDYVPPDDDFNTMGFCEEIPNEENEISNDNSSKSSAEAKHEGSPPSTHKKCIITNSTISSSISSEPLSVSLCDIIEFDLPPEEYIDCLPDGELLALPLVLEQSLLEASGLVPSTSLDFNDNEDIPTELSDSSETHDEAGEVQAFHDDLKGRQYIDEVYKFSVDKMYDILFTESQFMTVFMEQRRFSDIVFHPWKKDDAAGNQTREIMYTISLSNPLAPKTATVTETQTLYKASHESECYIIDAEVTTHDVPYHDYFYTLNRYMLTRVAKNKCRLRVSTELRYRKQPWGLVKGFIEKNFWSGLDENFRHLELELSKVEDVVLGSTRPSPKVKGVKTSVRRRKRPLVHLRSQHLDDALLSPVTTPTDDEVIHRIKHAGVTDSTQTRHMPEHLPGGFSLYSVPKLLLIISFVLVLLVFLNMMLFYKLSMLEYSAQHFTTRQGLRIHESKLPQTQMEWAQLLESQQLYHDAELQKWREIIKSSVVLLDQMKDSLLNLQRGIGLRDYSSEAEEKRSRYH from the exons ATGGCTACCAG CACTGCCAGTAACTCGAACAGGAGCACGCCTGCTTGCTCGCCCGTCCTGCGTCCTAAACGCTCGCGCTCGCCCACGCCCCAGAGCCTGGAGCCTAGTGAGAATATGGTGGAGAAGGGCCACTCGGACCACTCCTCTGATAAGTCCCCCTCCACCCCCGAGCAAGTGGTCCAGCGAACCTACTCTCTGCAGTCCGCCCGCAGCGGAGGCAAGAACTCCAAG TCTCACAAGCGACTTTCCAAA AAGAGCCAGAGCTGGTACAAT CATGAAAGACAACACATCCTGAGA GTGTTGAGCCCCACATACAAACAGCGTAATGAGGACTTCAGGAAGCTCTTCAAGCAGCTACCGGACACAGAGCGGCTCATCGTGG ATTACTCCTGCGCCCTACAACGAGACATTCTCCTGCAGGGCCGACTCTACCTCTCAGAAAACTGGATCTGTTTTTATAGCAACATCTTCCGCTGGGAAACGCTG CTGACAGTGAGGCTGAAGGACATCTGCACCATGACGAAGGAGAAGACAGCCCGCCTCATCCCCAATGCCATCCAGGTGTCCACAGATGGTGAGAAG CACTTTTTCACCTCATTTGGAGCGCGGGACAGGACCTACATGATGATGTTCAGGTTGTGGCAGAATGCACTGCTGGACAAA CCCTTGTGCCCCAAAGAGCTATGGCACTTTGTCCATCAGTGCTATGGCAACGAACTAGGCCTGACCAGTGACGACGAGGACTACGTTCCCCCTGACGACGACTTCAACACCATGGG GTTCTGTGAGGAGATCCCTAACGAGGAGAATGAGATCAGTAATGACAACTCGTCTAAGAGCAGCGCGGAGGCCAAACACGAGGGCAGCCCACCATCCACACACAAGAAATGCATCATCACCAACAGCACCATCAGCTCGTCCATCAGCAGCGAGCCCCTCTCTGTGAGTCTCTGCGACAtaatagag TTTGACCTCCCTCCAGAGGAGTACATCGACTGCCTCCCTGACGGGGAGCTGCTGGCCTTGCCCCTGGTGCTGGAGCAGAGCCTATTGGAGGCCAGCGGCCTGGTGCCCTCGACCTCCCTGGACTTCAACGACAATGAAGACATCCCCACCGAACTTAGCGACTCCTCAGAAACCCACGATGAGG CAGGGGAGGTGCAGGCCTTCCACGATGACCTTAAAGGGAGACAGTACATCGATGAGGTTTACAAGTTCAGTGTGGACAAGATGTACGACATCCTCTTCACAGAATCCCAGTTTATGACCGTCTTCATGGAGCAGCGCAGGTTTTCAG ATATAGTGTTTCACCCCTGGAAGAAGGACGACGCAGCGGGGAACCAGACGAGAGAGATCATGTACACCATCTCCCTGTCCAACCCGCTGGCCCCCAAGACAGCCACGGTCACAGAGACGCAGACACTGTACAAGGCCAGCCATGAGAGTGAGTGCTACATCATCGATGCTGAAGTCACCACACACGACGTTCCTTACCACGACTACTTCTACACGCTCAACCGTTACATGCTGACACGGGTGGCCAAGAACAAGTGCCGGTTAAG GGTGTCCACTGAGCTGCGTTACAGAAAACAGCCATGGGGATTAGTGAAGGGCTTCATCGAGAAGAACTTCTGGAGCGGGCTGGACGAGAACTTCCGCCATCTTG AGTTGGAGCTGTCGAAGGTGGAGGATGTGGTTTTGGGATCGACCCGGCCTTCTCCCAAGGTCAAGGGGGTGAAGACGTCTGTGAGGCGGAGGAAGAGACCCCTGGTCCACCTACGGAGCCAGCACCTGGACGACGCCCTCCTCAGCCCCGTCACCACGCCAACCGATGATGAGGTCATCCACCGCATCAAACATGCGGGCGTGACAG ATTCCACTCAGACCAGGCACATGCCTGAGCACCTTCCTGGAGGCTTCTCCCTCTACAGCGTGCCCAAACTGCTGCTCATCATCAGCTTTGT ccTGGTTTTGCTGGTGTTCCTCAACATGATGCTGTTCTATAAGCTGTCGATGCTGGAGTATTCTGCACAGCATTTTACCACCCGGCAAGGGCTGCGGATACATGAAAG TAAACTGCCCCAGACGCAGATGGAGTGGGCCCAGCTCCTGGAGTCCCAACAGCTTTACCATGACGCTGAGCTGCAGAAGTGGAGAGAGATCATCAAATCCTCAGTGGTACTATTAGACCAG ATGAAAGACTCTCTACTGAACCTTCAAAGGGGCATTGGCTTAAGGGACTACAGCTCAGAAGCTGAGGAGAAAAGAAGCCGTTACCACTGA